GTCGGACATGTAGAAGCTGGACTTCGAACACATCAGAAATACTCACCATTTCCTGAAGAGTTAAATCGAGTCATGGTAAGTAATATTGCTGAATTGAATTTTGCGCCAACAGTAATTGCAGCTAAAAATTTACTTTTTGAAAACAAAGACAAAGAGCGTATCTTTATTACTGGAAATACAGTTATTGACGCATTGTCAACAACAGTTCAAAATGATTTTGTTTCAACGATTATTAATAAACATAAAGGCAAGAAAGTTGTTTTACTAACAGCGCATCGTCGTGAAAATATTGGGGAACCGATGCATCAGATTTTTAAAGCAGTAAGAGATTTGGCAGATGAATATAAAGATGTTGTCTTCATTTATCCAATGCATCGTAATCCAAAGGTAAGAGCGATTGCCGAAAAATATTTATCTGGGAGAAATCGGATTGAATTAATTGAGCCATTAGATGCGATTGAGTTCCATAATTTTACAAATCAATCGTACCTCGTGCTGACAGATTCTGGTGGTATTCAAGAGGAGGCTCCTACATTTGGAAAACCTGTGTTGGTATTAAGGAATCATACAGAGCGTCCCGAAGGCGTTGAGGCGGGAACATCGAGAGTAATTGGCACAGATTATGACAATATTGTTCGAAATGTGAAACAATTGATTGAGGATGATGAAGCGTATCAACGTATGAGTCAAGCGAATAATCCATATGGTGATGGACAAGCATCACGACGTATTTGTGAAGCAATAGAATATTATTTTGGATTGCGCACAGACAAGCCGGATGAATTCGTACCTTTACGTCACAAATAATAAAAAACCCCTAATCATGAAGTTGGTTTAGACAACCAGCGGTGACTAGGGGTTTTTAATATATTTATTTTTGATAGTGGTAGCCAATATCATATTTGAATACTTTATTTGATAATATTGGACTTTGCTGTCCATCGTCATCACTTTTTAAACGTACATTTTTATGAGCTTCTTTAAATACATCGGAATTCAACCAATTATTAAAGCTATCTTCAGATTCCCAAATAGTTAAGATTTTAACTTCGTCTGTATCCTCGGTATTTAATGTTTTAGTGACAAACATTTGTTGGAAGCCTTCAATAGTTTCAATACCTTGTCTATTGTAAAAACGTTCAATCGTTTCTTCCGCACTGCCTTTTTGTAATTGTAATCTATTTTCTGCCATAAACATGGGCAATCACTCCTCTATTTTATGATTTGATTTGGGTAATGTTTTTACAAATGTAAAGAGTACAGCGGTTTGTATGATAACCATTATGATTAATCCTACACGGACTGCAAGAACATCCACCATATAAATTGAAAAACCTATTACAATGTATAAGCTAATTAAAATTTTAATTTTCTGTTGTAGCGTGTAGCCTCGATGTAAATAAAAGTTTTCTACATATTCTTTATAAATTTTTTGATTAATAAGCCAATTGTAAAAGCGATCTGAACTTCGAGCAAAGCAAAAAACTGCTACGAGTAAAAAAGGGGTCGTTGGCAGTAAAGGTAATACGGCACCTGCAATACCAAGCGCTGTAAATATTAAGCCAATGACGATTAAAATAAGTCGCATTGAAAAAACTCCATTCTAGTACTAATGCGCATGTAATATTGTTTTAGTAATATAACTCATGCTAAATATAATGTGTATGATAAGTGCAATGACTCAGTAAAATGAAACGATGTTGAATTATCCTTGTCACATTAACGCATTTTAAGCGCGACTTTCATAACAACCAAACTATTTAATGAGAATTATTCTCAAGTATTATAGTTATATTATGTGTTTTATTTTTGAAAAGTGCAATATGTTTTCGAAAATAAGATTATTTTTATGTGCAAAAACGACGCAAAAGTTTTAAAAATGAGACTTCTGTGAGCTGATTATTTTATAAAATGTAAACGCTTACTATATAATGTGAATCATATCGTTTAAAAGCATTATTAAATATGATGCTAAGAGATTTATATTATAGCCAATAAACAAAGGAGAGATAATATGGCAGTAAACGTTCGAGATTATATTGCAGAGAAT
The genomic region above belongs to Staphylococcus aureus and contains:
- the cap8P gene encoding type 8 capsular polysaccharide synthesis protein Cap8P, which codes for MKKIMVIFGTRPEAIKMAPLVKEIDHNGNFEANIVITAQHRDMLDSVLSIFDIQADHDLNIMQDQQTLAGLTANALAKLDSIINEEQPDMILVHGDTTTTFVGSLAAFYHQIPVGHVEAGLRTHQKYSPFPEELNRVMVSNIAELNFAPTVIAAKNLLFENKDKERIFITGNTVIDALSTTVQNDFVSTIINKHKGKKVVLLTAHRRENIGEPMHQIFKAVRDLADEYKDVVFIYPMHRNPKVRAIAEKYLSGRNRIELIEPLDAIEFHNFTNQSYLVLTDSGGIQEEAPTFGKPVLVLRNHTERPEGVEAGTSRVIGTDYDNIVRNVKQLIEDDEAYQRMSQANNPYGDGQASRRICEAIEYYFGLRTDKPDEFVPLRHK
- a CDS encoding YbaN family protein — its product is MRLILIVIGLIFTALGIAGAVLPLLPTTPFLLVAVFCFARSSDRFYNWLINQKIYKEYVENFYLHRGYTLQQKIKILISLYIVIGFSIYMVDVLAVRVGLIIMVIIQTAVLFTFVKTLPKSNHKIEE
- the isdI gene encoding staphylobilin-forming heme oxygenase IsdI; the encoded protein is MFMAENRLQLQKGSAEETIERFYNRQGIETIEGFQQMFVTKTLNTEDTDEVKILTIWESEDSFNNWLNSDVFKEAHKNVRLKSDDDGQQSPILSNKVFKYDIGYHYQK